The DNA sequence GGTATATAAAGCAACCGATGATCTGCTTTACCAGGCCAAGGAGTTAGGACGAAACCGAGTGGTGGTTTCGCCCTAATATGCTTTTAAGCAATTAATTAAGCTTTAGCATTAAACATCAGAATTACAGTAGTTTGGTTAGCTTTACTCAAATTATATTGACAAATGTCAAAAAGATGAAATATAAATGTAATAATTATGTAAAAAACAATTAAACGAAAGGACTCATATGTTAAATTCAAAGTTACTACTTCTAATTTTATCCGCACTTTTATTCATTCTTTATACGTCAAGCTGTTTTGCAATAGAACGCATATCCGTTCATGGGTAACGCATGTCAGTTAGCTATGCTGTTTCTGCTATCGGAATTACTTCGGGAAACTGGAGCGATTGGGATGAGCAAGATGACGATATTATGGAAGAGATTTACGAGCAAGATGCGCGCAACTTATGGATAAGCAACCTAAAGATTGCCAAGGGACTATTGATTTATCTCCGAATGGTTGTTCTTCTGGAGGAGCAGGTGGTATGTGGGATAGTGTTTTTATTAGTGCCTGTAATGGACATGATTTGTGCTATACGACAGTCAATTCGGATAAGGGAGCCTGTGATTTAAATTTTCAAGTTGATATGCAGGCAATCTGTTTATCTGATTATTCACACCCAACAGACCAAACAGTGTGCATGAACTTTGCTAATGAGTATTATAGTATGGTCGATCTCGTACCAGCTTCATTATTTTACGAACCTGCTCAAGCTGATGTAAAGTGCGTAATTTGGCAGGAGTTGGAAGCTAAAGTATGTTAATACGTAATGCAGTAAGTTTTATAATTTCTATTTTTTTATATTTATCTATACATATTAACGCTTCTGCAAGCGAGTGCCTAAATTACGTTGGGACAGATTTTTTTTCACCTTATAGTAAAATTCTTGGCAACTATAGAAATATTCGAAGCTCTAGCCCACATATAGAGGATCTTGTGTCTATTGTTGAGATAAGGAAGCTTGTTAAAATTCATGGCATAGAAAAGTATCTTGAAGGAGCTTTAGCTGGTTCATATCCAATGCATTTTAGTATGATGGGAGAACAAATGAATGCTCTCGATTTTGCTTTATTAAATAATATTAAGCCAGAAATTACGGATCGATTAATAGCTTCAGGTCTTAGAGAGTCATTAAAGTATTGGGAGTTACGGTTTAAATCTAATCCACAGTCTATATCCGTATTTGATATGTATCTATCATCAGGAAGGGACGTAAATCAAATTGGTATTTCGTACGATAGCAAGAGTTTGAATATTGGTAACTTTGCAGTTGCTAAAAACAACAAGCGCTTATTAAATAAATTTTTAAGTAATGGTGGAGAGCTATATTTGGGCGATTTGATAAACATATTGGACTTGAGTATTGAATCTCGCTTAATGTTCTCTGATATGATTGATTTTGAAGAATATATAAAGAAATATGTAGAACAACAGAATGATATAGTGAAATTCAATCAAAAGCCCATTAACAATCCAGAGTACATCTATTTTAGATCATGTCAAAACTTCAATGATTGGACACTTGAACAAGGAGAAGTAGCAGATGTTATAAAGCAAGCTAAAGATTCTTGTCCATCCAAAGATTTACTTAAGTGCATACAGAATATTAATCCAATAGTGGCTGAGGTTTATATGCGCCGGGCACTCACTAAAGAATTATCGAAATTTAAAGTTAATTATTTAGAAAAGGCGAATGACTACTACTTATTAGATGATAATCAATTAGGGTATGTGAAAAAAGGAGGTTATTTAGCTTATGAAAAATTGCTCATTGATAAGGAACTGCATCGTTATATAAAAAAAGATATCAACCATATAAAGTTATACCGCTTAGATGTAATTGCTTCAATTATTACGGGAAATGCAATTTTAACCAATTATTTGATTGAAACAATTCCGTCTATCAAGAATGACTTATATTTAGGGAAAAACCTTGCTTATTATGTAACTTTATACGGAAATAACAAAGAGTATTTAGATTGGTTTTATAGTACCTATGGAAACATAAATCAATCATATGGAATAAGCTACTATACCTATAATTTAATTAATAGTGTTTCAGATCCTTCTGCTTATGAACGCATTCAATTATATAGAAAAATGAAATATCAGGAGAATATGTTTGATAGGTTATTTCAAAAATCGACTTTAATAAAATAGGTACTTTTAGTGAACCCTTTTATTTTTAAATGGATTAATAGATATAACAGTAGTATTGCTACCGCTATCTGGATAATTATTATTATCTATGTATTTGCAATTACGGACAGTTTTAGTGGGTTCTTTTTTGTATGCGGGCTATTTTCCTTTCCTCATGCGATAAGTCATTTTCTTATATTAAAACTAAGAAAGAATAAAGCACAAGTGATGCTGTTGATTAGCCAAGTATCGTACGTAGTCTGGCTTGGTTATAAATATATTGATGTAGTGAAATTAAATAATGATCCTCAAGGAGCTATCCCGTTATATTTTTCATCAATTTATTATTTAATCATACTGATACCTCTTTGCTTTGTTGTTTATGTTATAGATAAAAAGTCTGATAATTAAGTAACATATTGATTTGCTTTTATTAAAATATTTGCTCATCAAATACTTTATCAGGCGAAGGAGTTAGGACGAAACCGAGTGGTGGTTTCGCCCTAATATGCTTTTAAGTAATTAATTAAGCTTTAGTTGGTGCGTTTGCTAATACCGCAATCAGTAATTGCCAGTATTGCTCAACGGTGGCAATTTCAATTTTCTCATCAGGTGAGTGCGGGAATTTGATTGTTGGACCAATAGAAACCATGTCTAATTCAGGGTAGGCGGTTTTAAATAAACCACACTCTAAACCGGCATGAATAACCATCACGGCTGGTACTTTATCGAATAATTGCTGATAAGTATCACGTACCGTTTTCATTATGGCTGAATTGGTATCTGGTTTCCAGCCTGGGTAAGCACCTGAGAATTTAATCTCAGCGCCAGCTAACTCAAATACCGACTGAACTGTGCGTTGAGTTTCTAAGCGACCGTCATCATGTAAGCTTCTAATAAGTACTAAAGCATTTAGTTTCTTACCTCGGGTGTTAATAACACCTAAGTTTAATGAGGTTTCTACTACACCTTCAATATCGTCACTCATACGGATAACACCGTTTGGACAAGCGTTTAGCGCACGAAGAATTGCTGCTTGGCAGGCTTTCGTCCAACATTGCTCGAAATCTTCAGGTGAGATTAATAACATATCAATATCTGGCTCAACCGAGCCAAGGTTGGCTTTTATTGTTGCTAAATACTGTGCTAAAGCCTCTTTTAATGCGGCTACATTGGCTTTTGGTACAACAAAACTGGCGTTTGCTTCACGTGGAATAGCGTTGCGTAAGCTGCCGCCATTTAGTTCAGTTAAGCTAATGTCAAACTCGTTGCTTGCATCTAATAAGAAACGCACAAGTAATTTGTTGGCATTGGCACGGCCAGTGTGGATATCAACGCCTGAGTGTCCACCTTTTAAACCTGAAATAGATAAGTTAAATGCTTGGTAGTCACTTGGTACATCAGTAAAGCTTAATTCAAAGCCTGCTTGGCCATCAATACCGCCAGCACAGCCCATGTACACTTCACCTTCTTGCTCAGAGTCAGTGTTGATTAAGATCTCACCATCTAACCAGCCTGCTTCTAAACCAAACGCGCCAGACATACCTGCTTCTTCGTCTATGGTCACTAGAACTTCTAAAGGACCGTGTGGGATATCGTCACTGGCTAAAACAGCAAGTGCTGATGCTAAACCGACGCCATTATCTGCCCCTAAGGTCGTGCCTTCAGCGGTTACCCAGTCACCACTTTCGATGATATAAGGTTTGATCGGATCGGTAAGGAAGTCATGTTCGGTATCATTGTTTTTTTGCGGCACCATATCCATATGTGCTTGTAAAATAATACCTTTGCGATCTTCCATGCCGGCGGTAGCTGGCTTTTTGATAAATAAGTTACCTACAGCATCTTCTTTAATGCTCAGACCTAATTCTTTTGCCCACTCTTGGATCCATAACGAGATTTGTTGCTCGTGTTTTGAAGGGTGTGGAATGCTACAAATTTTTTCAAATAATTGCCAAAGACTGGCAGGTTTTAACTGTGACAGTGTGCTCATCTGGTTTCCTCGAACGGTGCGTAATTCGATAGCTAGCTTATCGAATTGCAGCCTCAAATGGGAATTGAGGCTGATAAAAGTGTCGTCAATAATTGTATAGTTATGTTTACTGGTTTTTTATAGCGTATTGCTATTTACTCGCCATTAAGAATTGCCATTGCTCATTAAAATCGCTACTTGGCATTTTTTCAAAGCCAGAACGTACATATTGGCTTATTTTACCTTCAGCAAAGGCAACTAATAGGTTAGCTAATGCTTGCTCGCTAATAGTAAAGGTTTTACCCTCACGTAGTTTGCGCTCACGCAATACTTGCTTAAATTGTGATTCTAGTTTTTCAAAAAACTGATGTACGCGACCTCGTAGGCGTTCATTTTCACCCATTAAAGCATCACCAGATAGAATACGGCAAATGCCTGGGTTGCGCTCTGAAAACACTAGCAGTACATGTAAAATATGATGGCAACGCACTAAGGTTTCTTTATGATCGGCAAGAATTAGGTTAATTCTTGAGAAGATTGACTCTTCAATAAAGTCTATTAAGCCCTCAAACATGCGAGCTTTTGACGGAAAATGACG is a window from the Litorilituus sediminis genome containing:
- a CDS encoding phospholipase A2, with amino-acid sequence MDKQPKDCQGTIDLSPNGCSSGGAGGMWDSVFISACNGHDLCYTTVNSDKGACDLNFQVDMQAICLSDYSHPTDQTVCMNFANEYYSMVDLVPASLFYEPAQADVKCVIWQELEAKVC
- a CDS encoding aminoacyl-histidine dipeptidase produces the protein MSTLSQLKPASLWQLFEKICSIPHPSKHEQQISLWIQEWAKELGLSIKEDAVGNLFIKKPATAGMEDRKGIILQAHMDMVPQKNNDTEHDFLTDPIKPYIIESGDWVTAEGTTLGADNGVGLASALAVLASDDIPHGPLEVLVTIDEEAGMSGAFGLEAGWLDGEILINTDSEQEGEVYMGCAGGIDGQAGFELSFTDVPSDYQAFNLSISGLKGGHSGVDIHTGRANANKLLVRFLLDASNEFDISLTELNGGSLRNAIPREANASFVVPKANVAALKEALAQYLATIKANLGSVEPDIDMLLISPEDFEQCWTKACQAAILRALNACPNGVIRMSDDIEGVVETSLNLGVINTRGKKLNALVLIRSLHDDGRLETQRTVQSVFELAGAEIKFSGAYPGWKPDTNSAIMKTVRDTYQQLFDKVPAVMVIHAGLECGLFKTAYPELDMVSIGPTIKFPHSPDEKIEIATVEQYWQLLIAVLANAPTKA
- the slmA gene encoding nucleoid occlusion factor SlmA — its product is MSANPKKTAKPNRKQQILECLALMLQTSPGERITTAKLAAEVGVSEAALYRHFPSKARMFEGLIDFIEESIFSRINLILADHKETLVRCHHILHVLLVFSERNPGICRILSGDALMGENERLRGRVHQFFEKLESQFKQVLRERKLREGKTFTISEQALANLLVAFAEGKISQYVRSGFEKMPSSDFNEQWQFLMASK